Proteins encoded within one genomic window of Verrucomicrobiota bacterium:
- the atpG gene encoding ATP synthase F1 subunit gamma — protein sequence MASTRDLRRRIKSIKNTAQITKAMQMVAASKMRKAQQAALAGRPYAALMNSMLSEVTFHAGDFTHPLLESREIKKRGLLLISTDRGLCGALNSNLLREALKFDKDTTLFVAAGRKAAQFVARTKRQLAAEFSYKDTPLFSEARAISKFVQELFLTGQVDHVDVLFTNFISILSQKPETRSLLPVAEIKGIVAGVEGQDPHIELLKGATEFLFEPGPDQVLGSLLPHYLNFQVYQFLLEAKASEQSARMVAMKNATDNAQQLIKDLTLEYNKMRQASITKELLEIATAQMALG from the coding sequence ATGGCCAGCACCCGCGATTTACGCCGCCGCATCAAGTCGATCAAGAACACGGCGCAGATCACCAAAGCCATGCAAATGGTGGCGGCGTCGAAGATGCGCAAGGCGCAGCAGGCTGCCCTGGCCGGCCGGCCCTATGCCGCGCTCATGAACAGCATGCTCTCCGAAGTGACCTTTCACGCGGGCGACTTCACGCATCCGCTGCTGGAGAGCCGCGAAATCAAGAAACGGGGCTTGCTCCTCATCAGCACCGACCGCGGCTTGTGCGGCGCGCTGAACAGCAACTTGCTGCGGGAAGCATTGAAGTTCGACAAGGACACGACCCTCTTTGTCGCCGCCGGGCGCAAGGCGGCGCAGTTCGTCGCTCGCACCAAACGGCAACTCGCGGCGGAGTTCAGCTACAAGGATACTCCGCTCTTCAGCGAAGCGCGGGCCATTTCAAAGTTTGTTCAGGAGTTATTCCTGACCGGGCAAGTGGATCACGTCGATGTGCTCTTCACGAATTTCATTTCGATCCTGTCGCAGAAGCCCGAAACGCGCTCGCTGCTGCCCGTCGCCGAGATCAAGGGCATCGTCGCCGGTGTCGAAGGCCAAGACCCGCACATCGAGCTGCTCAAGGGCGCGACGGAGTTCCTGTTTGAACCCGGCCCCGACCAGGTGCTGGGGAGTTTGCTTCCGCACTACTTGAACTTCCAGGTTTACCAGTTTCTGCTGGAAGCCAAGGCGAGCGAGCAAAGCGCCCGCATGGTGGCGATGAAGAACGCCACGGACAACGCCCAGCAACTGATCAAAGATCTGACGCTCGAATACAACAAGATGCGGCAGGCCAGCATCACGAAGGAACTCCTGGAAATCGCCACCGCACAGATGGCGCTGGGATAA
- a CDS encoding F0F1 ATP synthase subunit alpha: MSTLLQEIESQISGIKTAVGKQNVGVVREIGDGVAKIEGLTGAMLNEMLDFGHGVTGIALNLEETEVGAIILGEYTEVKEGQEVRTTGKLLQVPVGKGLLGRVVNSLGQPVDGKGPVKNETSYPVEKIAPGIIRRRSVSQPVQTGIMPIDAMIPVGRGQRELIIGDRSTGKTTICVDTMINNARLNKAAQEKGDKDYRPLYSIYVAVGQKQSNIARVISVLEQEGAMDYAIVVVASASDSATNQYLAPFAGAAMGEWFMDNGMDALIIYDDLSKHATAYRQVSLVLKRPSGREAYPGDVFYLHSRLLERAARLSEKYGNGSLTALPIIETQLGDVSAYIPTNVISITDGQIYLETDLFYQGIRPAISVGLSVSRVGSAAQVKAMKQVAGRVKLELAQFRELAAFAQFGSDLDAQTQAKLERGKRIVEIFKQPQYKPVPVEIQVVILWAAQNGHIDNVPVEKVKDCQTKLTDYLVNRKPDLLAKILKEKALNDALTAEVKAAVTEFKSTYK; encoded by the coding sequence ATGAGCACGTTACTGCAGGAAATTGAGAGTCAGATCTCCGGAATCAAAACGGCCGTGGGCAAACAAAACGTCGGCGTCGTCCGCGAAATCGGCGACGGCGTCGCCAAAATCGAAGGGCTGACCGGCGCGATGCTGAACGAGATGCTCGACTTCGGGCACGGCGTGACCGGCATCGCGCTGAACCTCGAAGAGACGGAAGTCGGCGCGATCATTCTCGGCGAATACACCGAGGTCAAGGAAGGCCAGGAAGTGCGGACTACCGGAAAGCTGCTGCAAGTGCCCGTGGGCAAAGGGCTGCTCGGCCGCGTCGTCAATTCGCTGGGCCAGCCGGTCGATGGCAAAGGGCCGGTCAAGAACGAGACGTCTTACCCGGTCGAAAAAATTGCCCCCGGCATCATCCGGCGGCGTTCCGTGAGCCAGCCGGTGCAGACAGGCATCATGCCGATCGACGCCATGATTCCCGTGGGCCGCGGGCAGCGCGAACTTATCATCGGCGACCGTTCGACGGGCAAAACCACCATCTGCGTGGATACGATGATCAACAACGCCCGGCTGAACAAAGCGGCCCAGGAAAAGGGCGACAAGGATTATCGCCCGCTCTACTCGATTTACGTCGCGGTGGGACAGAAGCAGTCGAATATTGCTCGCGTCATCAGCGTGCTCGAACAGGAAGGCGCGATGGATTATGCCATCGTCGTCGTGGCTTCCGCTTCGGATTCCGCGACCAACCAGTACCTCGCGCCCTTCGCCGGCGCGGCCATGGGCGAATGGTTCATGGACAACGGCATGGACGCGCTGATCATCTATGACGATCTGTCCAAGCACGCGACCGCGTATCGCCAGGTGTCGCTGGTGCTGAAGCGTCCTTCCGGACGCGAGGCGTATCCCGGCGACGTCTTCTACTTGCACAGCCGGTTGCTCGAACGCGCGGCCCGGTTGAGCGAAAAGTACGGCAACGGTTCGCTCACCGCTCTGCCGATCATTGAGACGCAACTGGGCGACGTTTCCGCTTACATCCCCACAAACGTGATTTCCATCACGGACGGCCAGATCTACCTGGAAACGGACTTGTTCTATCAGGGCATTCGGCCTGCGATTTCCGTCGGTTTGTCAGTTTCGCGCGTCGGCTCGGCCGCTCAGGTCAAAGCCATGAAACAAGTGGCGGGCCGCGTGAAGCTGGAGCTGGCTCAATTCCGCGAACTGGCGGCCTTCGCCCAGTTCGGTTCCGATCTGGACGCCCAGACCCAGGCGAAACTTGAGCGCGGCAAACGGATCGTCGAAATCTTCAAGCAGCCCCAGTACAAGCCCGTGCCGGTCGAGATCCAAGTGGTGATTCTCTGGGCCGCGCAAAATGGCCACATCGATAATGTGCCGGTCGAGAAGGTGAAAGATTGCCAGACGAAACTGACGGACTACCTGGTGAACCGCAAACCCGACTTGCTGGCGAAGATTCTCAAGGAAAAGGCGCTGAACGATGCCTTAACTGCGGAAGTGAAAGCCGCGGTGACTGAATTCAAGTCCACTTACAAATAG
- a CDS encoding F0F1 ATP synthase subunit delta, whose product MKISKQARRDAKELFRSCLTNGLLDETKVQQAVQQVIQRKPRGYFNILSHFQRLVKLDVARRTARVESAVALPESLQASVRANLNRIYGAGLSISFSERPALIGGMRVQVGSDVYDGSVQARLAGLTEGL is encoded by the coding sequence ATGAAGATTTCAAAACAAGCGCGCCGCGATGCCAAAGAGCTGTTCCGAAGCTGCCTGACGAACGGGTTGCTCGACGAGACCAAGGTGCAGCAGGCCGTGCAGCAAGTGATCCAGCGCAAGCCCCGCGGCTACTTCAACATCCTCTCGCACTTCCAGCGGTTGGTGAAGCTCGACGTGGCGCGGCGCACGGCTCGAGTGGAAAGCGCAGTCGCTTTGCCGGAATCCTTGCAGGCAAGCGTTCGGGCGAATCTGAATCGGATTTACGGCGCCGGGCTGAGCATCAGTTTTTCGGAACGTCCGGCGCTGATCGGCGGCATGCGCGTTCAGGTTGGGAGCGACGTGTATGACGGAAGTGTTCAGGCGCGGTTGGCGGGGTTGACCGAAGGGCTTTGA
- the atpF gene encoding F0F1 ATP synthase subunit B, translating into MDPYFFAAGIIADTAKQFGVDWPHFISQVISFGIVAFLLHRFAYKPILQVLEERRQRIAEGLANAEKIRAELAKTEAARQEVLNQANLQANRLIEEARAAAERLREQKNQETIAQVNQILAKAKESSEAELARMKAELRREMIRLVAETTAKVTGKILTVDDQRRLAEETNRQLAA; encoded by the coding sequence ATGGATCCTTACTTTTTCGCGGCGGGCATCATCGCTGACACGGCCAAGCAATTCGGCGTGGATTGGCCGCACTTCATTTCCCAGGTGATCAGTTTTGGGATTGTCGCGTTTCTGCTGCACCGATTCGCGTACAAACCCATTCTGCAAGTGCTCGAAGAACGCCGGCAACGCATCGCGGAAGGATTGGCCAATGCGGAGAAAATCAGAGCCGAACTGGCCAAGACCGAGGCCGCGCGCCAGGAGGTCTTGAACCAGGCCAACCTTCAGGCCAATCGCCTGATTGAAGAGGCGCGCGCCGCCGCCGAACGGCTCCGCGAGCAAAAGAATCAGGAAACCATCGCCCAGGTGAATCAGATCCTGGCCAAGGCCAAAGAATCGAGCGAAGCGGAACTGGCTCGCATGAAAGCGGAGCTTCGCCGCGAGATGATCCGTCTGGTCGCGGAAACGACAGCCAAGGTCACCGGCAAGATTCTGACCGTGGACGATCAACGGCGCCTGGCGGAGGAAACGAACCGACAATTGGCGGCGTGA
- a CDS encoding ATP synthase F0 subunit C, translating into MLVPLLAQVTGNIHVGLAALGAAIGVGFIGAKASEAVGRNPGAATKILVQSILAIAFAEGIVFFAIFLATAKWPAGQ; encoded by the coding sequence ATGTTAGTGCCCCTGTTGGCGCAAGTAACCGGCAACATCCACGTTGGGTTGGCGGCTCTCGGAGCCGCGATCGGCGTGGGCTTCATTGGTGCCAAGGCTTCGGAAGCGGTCGGGCGCAATCCCGGCGCCGCCACGAAGATCCTCGTGCAATCCATCCTCGCGATCGCGTTCGCGGAAGGCATCGTGTTCTTCGCGATCTTCCTGGCGACCGCCAAGTGGCCTGCCGGCCAGTAA
- the atpB gene encoding F0F1 ATP synthase subunit A, protein MALMKTLLAGWLWLLAAGAALGADTGHAAGANAAGDHGEHHGLPAGAVEVGNLLGLKVTNSMVVTWCVAVAVIVFAQFATRKMREVPEGPQNFWEWLVESLHEFLEGIIGSDLVKRTFWFFASIFIFILFCNWLSLIPGVGTIGWGTPKEGGFRVQEPLLRGANADLNMTLAMAMVFFVCWTIWALQVNGPGGFILHLFGPKGDTTGALKVLMILVFIAVGVLEVVSILFRPVSLSFRLYGNIFAGENMLEAMAALIQEPAWLKHLASVVIPIPFYFLEVLVGLVQALVFMLLTSVFTLLICTHEEGHEEGHH, encoded by the coding sequence ATGGCTTTGATGAAAACACTCCTGGCCGGGTGGCTGTGGCTGCTCGCGGCCGGTGCTGCGCTGGGCGCAGACACCGGGCACGCCGCGGGAGCAAATGCCGCTGGCGATCACGGCGAACACCATGGGCTGCCAGCCGGCGCTGTGGAGGTGGGAAATCTCCTGGGCTTGAAGGTCACCAATTCCATGGTGGTCACATGGTGCGTGGCGGTGGCAGTGATCGTTTTCGCTCAGTTCGCCACCCGAAAGATGCGCGAGGTGCCGGAAGGCCCGCAGAATTTTTGGGAGTGGCTGGTTGAAAGCCTTCACGAATTCCTCGAAGGCATTATCGGCTCGGATTTGGTGAAGCGAACATTCTGGTTTTTCGCCAGCATCTTCATTTTCATCCTTTTCTGTAATTGGCTCAGTCTGATTCCTGGTGTCGGCACGATTGGTTGGGGAACGCCGAAGGAAGGCGGGTTTCGCGTGCAAGAGCCGCTTTTGCGGGGCGCCAATGCGGATTTGAACATGACCCTGGCCATGGCGATGGTGTTCTTCGTGTGCTGGACGATCTGGGCGCTCCAGGTGAATGGGCCGGGCGGGTTCATCCTCCACCTGTTCGGGCCGAAAGGCGACACGACCGGTGCCTTGAAAGTGCTCATGATCCTGGTGTTCATCGCGGTCGGTGTGCTGGAGGTCGTCTCCATCTTGTTTCGGCCGGTGTCGCTCAGCTTTCGTCTCTACGGAAACATCTTCGCGGGGGAGAATATGCTGGAGGCCATGGCGGCGCTGATTCAGGAACCGGCCTGGCTCAAGCATCTGGCGAGCGTGGTGATCCCGATTCCTTTTTACTTTTTGGAAGTTCTCGTGGGCCTCGTGCAGGCGCTGGTGTTCATGCTGCTGACGTCCGTGTTCACGCTTTTGATTTGCACACACGAGGAAGGCCACGAAGAGGGCCATCACTAG